A single region of the Desulfonatronovibrio hydrogenovorans DSM 9292 genome encodes:
- the trhA gene encoding PAQR family membrane homeostasis protein TrhA codes for MTDSLLPRYSRNEEIANSITHGLGIVFSVVGLAVLTAFSGIFGTAWHVVSCSIYGSTLIILYTASTLYHSVQEPRKKQICRIFDHSAIFILIAGTYTPFTLVNLRGPWGWTLFGLIWGLAVLGIILSAVSRCRCRTLSIILYVGMGWVVVVAFKPLLSSVQPGGLVLLLTGGIFYTSGLAFYGWKRLRYHHALWHVMVLLGSMFHFFAVLFYVIPIAG; via the coding sequence ATGACCGACAGCCTACTGCCCCGTTATTCCAGAAATGAAGAAATAGCCAATAGTATCACCCACGGCCTGGGTATTGTCTTTTCCGTGGTCGGCCTGGCCGTGCTGACTGCCTTTTCAGGAATATTCGGAACTGCATGGCATGTGGTCAGCTGCAGTATTTACGGATCCACCCTGATCATCCTCTACACTGCTTCCACCCTTTACCACAGTGTGCAGGAGCCCCGCAAAAAACAGATCTGCAGGATATTTGACCATTCAGCCATCTTTATCCTGATTGCCGGGACCTATACTCCCTTTACCCTGGTCAATCTTCGAGGACCCTGGGGATGGACCCTTTTCGGTCTGATCTGGGGCCTGGCCGTGCTGGGAATAATCCTTAGTGCAGTATCAAGGTGCAGGTGCAGGACCCTGTCCATAATTCTCTATGTGGGCATGGGCTGGGTAGTGGTGGTGGCCTTCAAACCTTTGCTCAGTTCGGTACAGCCGGGCGGACTGGTCCTGCTTCTGACCGGTGGGATCTTCTATACATCGGGTCTGGCTTTCTACGGCTGGAAAAGGCTCAGGTATCATCACGCCCTGTGGCATGTCATGGTCCTTCTGGGCAGCATGTTCCACTTTTTTGCCGTGCTTTTTTACGTGATTCCCATAGCAGGCTGA
- a CDS encoding rubrerythrin family protein: MSKTFKNLEEAFAGESQANRKYLGYARQAEKEGYPRVAKLFRAVAEAETVHALTHLKHMDGIKSTRENLLEAIAGETHEFKKMYPGMIEEAAQEGKNAVKRSFEFANAVEEIHAGLYQDVLDNLDDLPDVDYHVCSVCGYTVAGEAPGKCPVCNAAQKAFFRVD; encoded by the coding sequence ATGTCCAAGACATTCAAGAACCTGGAAGAGGCCTTTGCCGGTGAATCCCAGGCCAACAGGAAATATCTGGGCTATGCCCGGCAGGCGGAAAAAGAGGGCTATCCAAGGGTGGCCAAGCTTTTCCGGGCCGTGGCCGAGGCTGAAACCGTCCATGCCCTGACCCACCTGAAGCACATGGATGGCATAAAGTCCACCAGGGAAAATCTTCTGGAAGCCATTGCCGGTGAAACCCATGAATTCAAGAAAATGTATCCGGGGATGATTGAGGAAGCAGCCCAGGAAGGCAAAAATGCGGTCAAGAGGTCCTTTGAGTTTGCCAATGCTGTGGAAGAGATTCATGCCGGGCTTTATCAGGATGTTCTGGACAACCTCGATGATCTTCCGGATGTGGACTACCATGTGTGTTCGGTTTGCGGTTATACTGTGGCCGGGGAAGCTCCGGGCAAGTGTCCGGTCTGTAATGCAGCCCAGAAAGCCTTTTTCAGGGTTGATTAG
- a CDS encoding radical SAM protein — MFESDSTGKAWDFLRGFEPASLCDWPGKVSAVLFFGGCNLRCPTCHNSSIAWNPSNTPILDHQSLLKRIGKNRKWLDGLVLSGGEVTILPGFEDLLQTISLLGLPVKIDTNGLKPEAISLALKYDCIHKIAVDVKGPWDKYPNLCGGAISSGRARGCASRVFRMAQACPERFMFRCTRVPGLTEDDIRTVSSYLPGGFELNVQKYIRP, encoded by the coding sequence ATGTTTGAATCAGACAGCACAGGGAAGGCCTGGGATTTTTTGCGCGGTTTTGAGCCGGCCAGCCTTTGCGACTGGCCGGGCAAGGTCAGCGCAGTCCTTTTTTTTGGCGGATGCAACCTGCGCTGCCCCACCTGCCATAATTCTTCCATTGCCTGGAATCCTTCAAACACTCCGATTCTGGATCACCAGAGCCTTTTGAAGCGTATCGGGAAAAACAGGAAATGGCTGGACGGTCTGGTATTGAGCGGCGGAGAAGTGACCATTCTTCCCGGATTTGAGGATCTGCTCCAGACTATCTCCCTGCTGGGCCTGCCTGTCAAAATCGATACCAATGGACTAAAACCCGAGGCCATAAGTCTGGCCCTTAAATATGACTGCATCCATAAGATAGCCGTAGATGTCAAAGGACCCTGGGACAAGTATCCCAATCTGTGCGGCGGAGCTATCAGCTCTGGCAGGGCCAGGGGATGTGCCAGTCGGGTGTTCCGCATGGCCCAGGCTTGCCCGGAAAGGTTTATGTTCCGCTGCACCAGGGTTCCGGGCCTGACTGAAGACGATATTCGAACCGTCAGTTCATACCTGCCTGGCGGGTTTGAGTTGAACGTGCAGAAATATATTCGTCCTTAG
- a CDS encoding ribonucleoside triphosphate reductase, whose product MPKQIRKRDGRLESWSTERIGLAILKALKASGIKDPLLGNRLAKRVEVKLEELEVPDQELVQDMVEMVLMESRLFDVAKKYIIYREKRRELRSQHEAFLNIRETIDSYVNKSDWRVNENANMGHSFQGLMLHLSGSVQARYSLEKYPEEVRLAHEHGYFHIHDLSFGLAGYCAGWSLRDLLLEGFNLEGKCSSGPAKHFDSAMGQMVNFLGTLQNEWAGAQAFNNVDTYLAPFIRHDGLDYSEVKQAIQKFVFNLNTTSRWGGQSPFTNLTFDLVPPKHIAQEGIILGGKLQDQTYGEFVPEMEMINRAFLEVMLEGDYHGRIFSFPIPTYNVTKDFPWEGEVGRLLLELTAKYGVPYFQNFINSDLSPEDVRSMCCRLQMDLRELRKRTGGLFGAGDLTGSIGVVTLNLPKLAFLAQGEQDFLDIITEYAALARDSLEFKRKFITDNMERGLFPFSKRYLKNGLKNHFSTIGLIGGHEACMNLLGKGIETEAGTRLMQRVLNHLRELTIGFQESTGSLYNLEATPAEGTSYRLAKIDKALYSSIYASGNGVPYYTNSTAMPVGATTDVFQALEHQNKLQPLYTGGTVFHTFLGESVTDCDSLRSFMVKAMSMTKLPYISITPTFSVCKEHGYLVGEHPACPSCGQEAEVYTRVVGYYRPVKMWNKGKQAEYQDRVMFGL is encoded by the coding sequence ATGCCCAAACAGATAAGAAAAAGAGATGGAAGGCTGGAATCCTGGTCCACCGAGCGTATCGGGCTGGCCATTCTTAAGGCTTTGAAAGCCAGCGGGATCAAGGACCCCCTTCTGGGGAACCGCCTGGCCAAAAGGGTGGAGGTCAAGCTGGAGGAACTGGAAGTTCCGGATCAGGAGCTGGTCCAGGACATGGTGGAGATGGTCCTGATGGAATCCAGACTGTTTGATGTGGCCAAGAAATACATCATCTACCGGGAGAAAAGAAGGGAACTCCGGTCCCAGCATGAGGCCTTTCTGAATATAAGGGAGACCATTGACAGTTACGTGAACAAATCAGACTGGCGGGTCAATGAAAATGCCAACATGGGACATTCATTCCAGGGTCTGATGCTGCACCTGTCCGGCTCGGTCCAGGCCAGGTATTCCCTGGAAAAATATCCTGAGGAAGTCCGTCTGGCCCATGAGCACGGTTACTTTCACATTCATGATCTTTCTTTTGGTCTGGCAGGTTACTGCGCAGGATGGAGTCTGCGCGACCTCCTGCTGGAAGGATTCAATCTGGAAGGAAAATGCTCTTCAGGGCCGGCCAAGCATTTTGATTCGGCCATGGGTCAGATGGTTAATTTTCTGGGCACTCTTCAGAATGAATGGGCCGGGGCCCAGGCCTTCAATAACGTGGACACCTACCTGGCCCCTTTTATCCGTCATGACGGGCTGGACTATTCCGAGGTCAAACAGGCTATTCAGAAGTTTGTATTCAATTTGAACACCACTTCCAGGTGGGGAGGCCAGAGTCCATTCACCAACCTGACCTTTGACCTGGTTCCGCCCAAGCATATTGCCCAGGAGGGGATCATCCTGGGTGGCAAACTCCAGGATCAGACATACGGGGAGTTTGTCCCTGAAATGGAGATGATTAACAGGGCTTTTTTGGAGGTGATGCTGGAAGGTGACTATCATGGCAGGATATTTTCCTTTCCCATCCCCACCTATAACGTGACCAAGGACTTCCCCTGGGAAGGAGAAGTGGGCAGGCTGCTGCTGGAACTGACAGCCAAGTACGGGGTTCCGTATTTTCAGAATTTCATCAACTCGGATTTAAGCCCAGAGGATGTCCGGTCCATGTGCTGCCGTCTGCAGATGGATCTGCGCGAACTCAGGAAAAGGACTGGCGGGCTTTTCGGGGCTGGTGACCTGACCGGTTCCATCGGGGTGGTCACCCTGAACCTGCCCAAGCTGGCCTTTCTGGCCCAGGGAGAGCAGGATTTTCTGGACATCATTACTGAATACGCTGCTCTGGCCAGGGATTCCCTGGAATTCAAGCGTAAATTCATCACTGATAATATGGAGCGCGGCCTTTTTCCCTTTTCCAAAAGGTATCTGAAAAACGGGCTCAAAAATCACTTCAGCACCATCGGACTCATCGGCGGTCACGAGGCCTGCATGAATCTGCTGGGCAAAGGAATTGAAACCGAGGCCGGAACCAGGCTCATGCAAAGGGTTCTCAACCACCTGCGGGAGCTGACCATTGGATTTCAGGAGAGCACCGGAAGCCTGTACAATCTGGAAGCCACCCCGGCTGAGGGGACCAGTTATCGCCTGGCCAAGATCGACAAGGCCCTTTACAGTTCGATATACGCCTCAGGAAATGGAGTCCCGTATTATACCAATTCCACGGCCATGCCTGTGGGAGCCACCACTGACGTGTTCCAGGCCCTGGAGCACCAGAACAAGCTCCAGCCTCTGTATACCGGGGGTACAGTCTTTCACACCTTTTTAGGGGAATCTGTCACTGATTGCGATTCGTTAAGGAGTTTCATGGTCAAGGCCATGTCCATGACCAAGCTGCCCTATATTTCCATTACCCCGACCTTTTCAGTGTGCAAGGAGCACGGATACCTGGTGGGCGAACATCCGGCCTGCCCCAGCTGCGGACAGGAGGCCGAGGTCTACACCAGGGTTGTGGGATACTATCGTCCGGTAAAGATGTGGAATAAGGGCAAGCAGGCCGAATACCAGGACCGGGTGATGTTTGGCTTATAG
- a CDS encoding sigma-54 interaction domain-containing protein — translation MDLNIFFREATMRICSSLNLEKAMQSTLEYFGRYMPADSLLIGIINPHLGVSRIIAHIGPDDWPKRLGTVPLPQIIMARLVQEWKSEPKFGILNDPLQDEPDFAELHHLFWPDQVSLLHTDLALESKRIGILMLAARGTHRYREEHARMMNSLNEPFSIAMANALQYEEAVRLKEMLEDDNKYLHSELRSMSGDRIIGADFGLMQVMRMVRQVAPLESPVLLLGETGTGKELLANALHSASSRSSGPFIKVNCGGLPESLVDSELFGHEKGAFTGAISQNRGRFERAHNGTIFLDEIGELPLNVQTKLLRVLQHREIERVGGNKTVPVDVRIISATHQNLELMVGQGKFREDLWYRLNVFPIMIPPLRQRPQDIPALLDHLISRKCRDLKITSRVRLVPGTVQKLRSHHWPGNVRELENLVERTLIQARAASPGSEVLTINLDPGAKQDLRINPVHAADKSLVSFDEAASLHIRKALDLADGKITGQGGAAELLRLNPSTLRGKMRKLGISPLGRSNQGHV, via the coding sequence ATGGATCTGAATATTTTTTTCCGCGAAGCCACCATGCGGATATGCAGCAGCCTGAACCTGGAAAAGGCCATGCAGAGCACCCTGGAATACTTTGGCCGGTACATGCCTGCTGACTCCCTGCTCATAGGAATCATTAACCCCCATCTGGGAGTATCAAGAATCATTGCCCACATAGGGCCTGACGACTGGCCCAAAAGACTTGGGACTGTCCCTCTGCCCCAGATCATCATGGCCAGGCTGGTTCAGGAATGGAAATCCGAGCCCAAGTTCGGCATCTTGAATGACCCGTTGCAGGACGAGCCCGACTTTGCAGAGCTGCATCATCTATTCTGGCCTGACCAGGTCTCTCTGCTGCACACCGACCTTGCCCTTGAATCCAAACGGATCGGCATTCTCATGCTGGCAGCCAGAGGGACACACAGATACCGGGAAGAGCACGCCAGGATGATGAACAGCCTGAATGAACCCTTTTCCATAGCCATGGCCAATGCCCTGCAATATGAAGAGGCTGTCAGACTCAAAGAAATGCTGGAAGACGACAATAAATACCTGCACAGTGAGCTGCGCAGCATGTCCGGGGACAGGATCATCGGGGCGGATTTCGGACTCATGCAGGTCATGCGCATGGTCCGGCAGGTGGCTCCTCTGGAAAGCCCGGTCCTGCTCCTGGGTGAAACCGGGACCGGCAAAGAACTTCTGGCCAATGCCCTGCACTCGGCTTCTTCCAGAAGCTCAGGCCCGTTCATTAAAGTCAATTGTGGAGGACTGCCCGAATCCCTGGTGGACAGCGAACTTTTCGGACATGAAAAAGGAGCATTTACAGGGGCCATTTCCCAGAACAGGGGGAGATTTGAAAGGGCTCACAACGGAACCATCTTTCTTGACGAAATTGGAGAGCTTCCCCTCAATGTCCAGACCAAGCTCTTAAGGGTCCTGCAGCACAGGGAGATCGAACGGGTGGGCGGCAACAAAACCGTTCCTGTGGACGTCCGGATCATCAGCGCCACTCATCAGAACCTTGAACTGATGGTCGGCCAGGGCAAATTCAGGGAAGACCTGTGGTACAGGCTCAATGTCTTTCCCATAATGATCCCGCCCCTGCGCCAGCGGCCCCAGGACATCCCTGCCCTGCTGGATCATCTCATCTCCAGAAAATGCCGGGACCTGAAGATCACCAGCAGGGTCCGGCTGGTGCCTGGAACGGTTCAAAAACTTCGAAGCCATCATTGGCCCGGAAATGTCCGGGAGCTGGAAAACCTGGTGGAGAGGACCTTGATCCAGGCCCGGGCTGCCAGTCCTGGATCGGAAGTCCTGACCATAAACCTTGATCCAGGAGCAAAACAGGACCTGAGGATAAACCCGGTCCATGCAGCTGATAAATCTCTTGTTTCCTTTGATGAGGCAGCATCCCTGCACATCAGAAAAGCCCTGGACCTGGCTGATGGCAAGATCACAGGGCAAGGCGGTGCAGCGGAGCTGCTCAGGCTGAACCCCAGCACCCTCAGGGGAAAGATGCGTAAACTTGGCATCTCTCCCCTGGGCAGGTCAAACCAGGGTCATGTCTGA